A stretch of DNA from Maridesulfovibrio sp.:
TGGACATCTCGCTTGAGAAAGTTCTCTCCATGGGAATAGCTGGGAGCCTGCCGATGCGTCACGCCATGACCGTCAATGTTCCCGGCGCATTCGGACTCTGGGCGGACCTTGTCGACAGGCACGGAACACTTGATCTTGCGCAAATCCTTACCCCGGCCATCCGCTACGCCATGCAGGGTTTTCCGGTCAGCCCAGTTACTGCGGAACTTTGGAAAGCCGGTGCGGAACAGGTCCTCAAACACAGCCCCGGCGGGGAATCCCTTCTCCTTGACGGGAGGGCTCCGCGCTGCGGAGAGGTGATGATCAACCGAGCCCTCGGCATGACCATGGCAAAACTGGCGGAACAGACTCCGGATGAAGCCAAGAAACTTTTCTACTCCGGAAAAATTGCCCGCCAAATAGTAAAAGCCGTGCGTGAAAACGGAGGGTTCCTTCGCGAAGAGGACATGGCGACCCATTGCAGCCTGTTTCAGGACTCAATCAGCACTGACTACCGGGGATACAGAATTCATGAATGCCCTCCCAACGGTCAGGGACTGGCCGCCCTGCTCGCAATGAACACGCTGGCGGGGATAGATGTGGCGGAGCTTGGCGAACCGTACTCTGCCCAAAGGATGCACTATCTCATAGAAGCCATGCGGCTGGGGTTCGCAGATGCCAGACAGCATGTGGCCGACCCGGAACACTACCATGCTCCGGTGGAAGAACTGCTTGCCCCGGAATACGGATCAAAGCGGGCGGGTCTCATCTTCCCGGACCGGGCCAACCCCGCATCAAAATCCGGAATTCCTGCCGCGACTTCCGATACAGTCCACTTCTGCGTAGTGGACAAGGACGGCAACGGCTGCTCCATGGTTAATTCCAATTACATGGGCTTCGGAACCGGGATAGCCCCTGAAGGACTGGGTTTCTCCCTGCAGAACAGGGGCCACAACTTTTCACTTGATCCGGCCCACCCGAATGTACTGTCCGGAGGACGGCGCAGCTACCACACAATCATTCCCGGCATCATCACCCGCACTGACGGATCGCTGCATTCGGTCTTCGGTGTCATGGGCGGATTCATGCAGCCGCAGGGACATCTGCAGGTAGTCTCGGCCATGCTGGATGACGGGGTTGATCCGCAGGAAGCGTTGAATAGACTGAGGTTCTGCATTGAACCGGGTGAACCGGCCGGGCATGTCTGCCTTGAAGAAGGATTACCCCGGGAAACAATCGCCGGGCTGACTGAAATGGGACACGAAGTTGAGATCAGAAACGGCTACGACCGAACGATATTCGGAAGAGGGCAAATAATTGTTCGTGATCCGCAAAACAAAACTCTCTGCGCAGGCTGTGATCCACGCTCTGACGGCTATAGTGCTGGGCTGTGTTGACAATGCAATGATACTCGCCAGGCAATATTATTCTGATTTATCAAACCGAAACAAAATCAGTCCACCAAAAATAACAGTGAGCGCCCGCTTTTGGGCGTATTTTAATTTATGCCGCCCACAGATGCGCTATACGTAAAAACATACGCACAATAAGCCAAAACAGTTCTGACACATGCCTGCGAAACGGTTATGCCGAGCGTCTTCATAAAAATTTTAAACTGCGGCCATAAATAGATAACAGACTACAACTAAAGACTTAAGCCCAGCCACTGCATTACAGTGACCGCACAACTGTATAATATACACACAAAAAACAACGCAGAACACCGCAAAGTACATCCGGACCCACTACTGGATTTTTCTGGTGTTTTATACTATACCCTCCTGACAATCCAATGTTCCCATACTCCATCAGACTCCCAACGAACATCTCAGTGAACGTTGAGTCTAAGTGCAGCATGTCCGGCACTCGGGGAGAAGATCAGGGAAATTCCCATCCGGTAAACCGATGTGAACAGCAATGACGTTCATGAAAGAGTTTCCCTGATTCATCTTGTCGCACATAAGCTGCAGACGGCATAGTATCGGCCTGTTATCTCAAGCACCCACCCGTGCCCAACAAGCAACAACGGAGGAAAAATGTTTAACAAATTTTCATGCATGGTTCTGAGCTGCATGCTCTGCCTTACATTTTTCGCAGCGCCTTCCCAGGCCAGTGACAAAAGCCTGATCATCGCGACTGCAACAACCGGGGGAACCTTCTACCCCGTAGGCGTAGCTATCGGAACACTGATCAGCATCAAGCTGGCCGGCCAGGACGGAATCTCCGCCACTGCGATCAACTCCGCAGGATCCGGCGAAAACATCCAGATGCTCAAAAACAAGGAAGCTGACCTGGCCATTCTGCAGGCTCTGTACGGCCTGAACGCTTATAAAGGCGAAGGCCCGTATGAAGGAAAGCCGTTCACCGGATTCAAATCCATCAGCATGCTTTGGGAAAACGTAGAACATTTCCCCCTGCTGAACAAATACATCAAAACTGGAACCATTCAGGACCTCAAAGGCCTGCATAAAAAATTCTCCATAGGTAAACGCGGAAGCGGAACCGAAGGCTCAGGCCGTACCCTGCTGAAGCTGATGGGAGTGGACCCGGACAAGGATCTCATCCTTGAATACCTCGGCTACACACCCTCCGCCCAGGCAATGATGGACGGAAGAATCGTCGGTGCCAATATCCCGGCCGGTCCCCCGGCTGCTGCCATCACACAGCTTTACGCACAGATGGGCTCTGACGATGTAAGCGTTCTTGAGTTCACTGACGAGCAGCTTGCCGAAATCCAGAAGGAATACCCCATCTGGAACAGATTCGTGATCCCGGCCGGAACATATCCTTCCCAGAAAAAGGACATCAGGACCATCGCCCAGCCGAACTTCCTGGCCTGCCGCGCAGATCTTCCCGAAGATGTTGTCTACAAGATAACCAAAACCATCTACGAGAACCTGCCGTTCCTCAACAACATCCACAAGGCCACCAAGGCCATGTCTCTTGAACGCGCTACCGCAGGCCTGCCTGCTCCGCTTCATCCCGGTGCCGTTAAGTACTACCGCGAAGTCGGCATCATAAAATAAGTCAGCAATAAGTGCGGCGGCGGAACCTTCCGCCGCCGCAACCATAGATTACACAGTTACTTTTCAGGCATCCCCATTTCCGGCAGACGGAAGCAGAGAAAGCCCGGCAGTAAAAACATCTGATCCACAATAAACCGGTGCAACGTTTCCAGCAGAAACCGGAAAGGTTGTCGGGCGGGACTACCGCAAAATTCATCGTATAGTATTCGCCCCTGAAAATGCCGCAGACAGACACGGTAAAAGAACAGGGCTGAGAGCAAAAGCACATTTAATTCATTTCGTAAGGATTCTACAATGGCCGACAGCACATCCCAAAAGCCGGCAGTAAAAAAAGATTCGGGCGGAGAAACCCTCGCCATCAAGCGCGTATTCGAGGGGCGCACCGCTACACTGCTATATGTGACAGGAATAATCTGTTCGCTTTTCCACCTATGGGTAAACACCATAGGAATCATGCCTGAAATACAGCGAAACGCCGTTCACTATTCCTTCATGCTCTTCATCGGGTTCCTGCAGTACCCGATGCTGAAAAGACACGCCAGGCAATGCCTGCCCGTTGACTACTTCCTGGCGATTCTGGCCTTCTGCGTAGGGCTGTATCTGGTATTTTTCGAGGACGCCCTGCACATGCGCAATGAAGTGCCGGTCATGGCGGACCTAATTGCCGCAGGGCTGGCGATAATCCTCCTGATGGAAATAACCAGACGAACAACCGGACTGCTTATTCCCATACTTTCCATAATATTCCTGACCTACGGCCTGGGCGGAGGAAGCTACTTAAGCGGACTTTGGAACTTTCCGGGTGTTACCGTAGAACGGATGCTCTACCGCATGTATTTCGCTCCGGATGGTATCTTCGGAACCATCGCGACAATCTCCAGTACGTTCGTATTCCTGTTCGTGCTCTTCGCTTCATTCCTGATCAAATCCGGCGCAGGTGAATTCATCATCAACCTTGCTCTGGCCACCATGG
This window harbors:
- a CDS encoding gamma-glutamyltransferase family protein, with product MPPFEINRFTQPGFTFNSRRSPVFATRGMVSSSQPLATQAGLEILRAGGNAADAAIAVAAALAVVEPCSTGLGGDAFALYYDTGSSKVSALNGSGKSAMDISLEKVLSMGIAGSLPMRHAMTVNVPGAFGLWADLVDRHGTLDLAQILTPAIRYAMQGFPVSPVTAELWKAGAEQVLKHSPGGESLLLDGRAPRCGEVMINRALGMTMAKLAEQTPDEAKKLFYSGKIARQIVKAVRENGGFLREEDMATHCSLFQDSISTDYRGYRIHECPPNGQGLAALLAMNTLAGIDVAELGEPYSAQRMHYLIEAMRLGFADARQHVADPEHYHAPVEELLAPEYGSKRAGLIFPDRANPASKSGIPAATSDTVHFCVVDKDGNGCSMVNSNYMGFGTGIAPEGLGFSLQNRGHNFSLDPAHPNVLSGGRRSYHTIIPGIITRTDGSLHSVFGVMGGFMQPQGHLQVVSAMLDDGVDPQEALNRLRFCIEPGEPAGHVCLEEGLPRETIAGLTEMGHEVEIRNGYDRTIFGRGQIIVRDPQNKTLCAGCDPRSDGYSAGLC
- a CDS encoding TAXI family TRAP transporter solute-binding subunit gives rise to the protein MFNKFSCMVLSCMLCLTFFAAPSQASDKSLIIATATTGGTFYPVGVAIGTLISIKLAGQDGISATAINSAGSGENIQMLKNKEADLAILQALYGLNAYKGEGPYEGKPFTGFKSISMLWENVEHFPLLNKYIKTGTIQDLKGLHKKFSIGKRGSGTEGSGRTLLKLMGVDPDKDLILEYLGYTPSAQAMMDGRIVGANIPAGPPAAAITQLYAQMGSDDVSVLEFTDEQLAEIQKEYPIWNRFVIPAGTYPSQKKDIRTIAQPNFLACRADLPEDVVYKITKTIYENLPFLNNIHKATKAMSLERATAGLPAPLHPGAVKYYREVGIIK